The Zestosphaera sp. genome includes a window with the following:
- a CDS encoding CdvA-like protein, with protein sequence MAVGLDQIDKFVGQVIKDEYGRVLGKLMAIFSNVSGEVESLEIVINDALYENVPITRVKLTPDGPVVVHEWKVLALSTENKLDRVKRRLRATEELFRKGSIPAHAYEELKRRLDSESKMLKDEVSKVKELLRRRAGELEDTIIRLEKDLTNMQILYMSNEISDQAYKVASDVLRSNKAKALDEKRDAEKHLDLIAKLETEAGEIRPVSEAPTPASLVKQQADQVRVEQPIQVQVVDVS encoded by the coding sequence GTGGCGGTTGGCCTGGATCAGATTGATAAATTCGTCGGTCAGGTGATTAAGGATGAGTACGGTAGGGTCCTCGGTAAGCTGATGGCTATATTCAGCAACGTCTCGGGCGAGGTTGAGTCTCTCGAGATAGTAATCAATGACGCGTTGTATGAGAACGTCCCAATTACCAGGGTTAAGCTAACGCCCGACGGCCCGGTAGTGGTGCACGAGTGGAAGGTGTTAGCCCTAAGCACTGAGAACAAGCTGGACAGAGTTAAGAGGAGGCTAAGGGCTACTGAGGAGTTGTTCAGGAAAGGCTCCATCCCCGCACACGCGTATGAAGAGCTGAAGAGGAGGTTGGACAGCGAGTCCAAGATGCTTAAGGATGAGGTCAGCAAGGTTAAAGAACTCCTCAGAAGGAGGGCGGGCGAGTTGGAGGACACGATAATACGGCTGGAGAAGGACTTGACTAACATGCAGATCCTCTACATGAGCAACGAGATAAGCGATCAAGCCTACAAGGTCGCTTCCGACGTGCTCAGAAGCAACAAGGCCAAGGCACTGGATGAGAAGAGGGATGCGGAGAAGCATTTGGATTTGATCGCGAAGCTCGAGACCGAGGCGGGCGAGATAAGACCTGTGAGTGAGGCTCCAACCCCCGCATCCTTGGTTAAGCAGCAGGCAGACCAGGTGAGGGTTGAGCAACCCATACAAGTTCAGGTAGTCGACGTCTCGTAA
- a CDS encoding V-type ATP synthase subunit D — protein sequence MSQQILRLARPTKIEFIRLKRRLATARRLHRVLRDRLLILTQELVSLYREAIEYRLKVHEEVVRCGREFVKTTSYTPPWVVEEFTRSRVVDSKVVMGSRVVAGVRLPLLEYEVAAGKYDYSVYPLTLEDTSKCYEELVRDVLRLAEVEISMIEVGREVQKVKRKVNALENITIPRLRATIRYLGMKFEEREREDKVRRKRIKRILEHRTQR from the coding sequence GTGTCGCAACAGATACTCAGGCTGGCTAGGCCTACTAAGATAGAGTTCATTAGGCTTAAGCGGAGGCTGGCCACCGCCCGACGCCTCCATAGAGTGCTTAGGGACAGGCTACTCATACTGACTCAAGAGCTGGTTTCACTGTATAGGGAGGCTATCGAGTACAGGTTGAAGGTCCATGAAGAGGTCGTGAGGTGTGGTAGGGAGTTCGTGAAGACCACCTCGTACACTCCCCCCTGGGTCGTTGAAGAGTTCACCAGATCCAGAGTAGTGGACTCTAAGGTGGTTATGGGATCTAGGGTGGTCGCCGGCGTGAGGTTGCCTCTACTGGAGTATGAGGTGGCGGCGGGGAAGTACGACTACAGCGTGTACCCCCTCACACTAGAAGACACTAGCAAATGCTATGAAGAGTTGGTGAGGGACGTCCTCAGGCTCGCTGAAGTGGAGATCTCCATGATTGAGGTTGGTAGGGAGGTTCAGAAGGTGAAGAGGAAGGTGAACGCGTTGGAGAACATCACTATCCCCAGACTCAGAGCCACCATAAGGTACTTAGGTATGAAGTTCGAGGAGAGGGAGAGGGAGGACAAGGTAAGGAGGAAGAGGATTAAGCGGATACTGGAACACCGAACTCAGCGGTAG
- a CDS encoding ATPase — translation MSADITSLFSPSVIASLGAVLGVAGGVAGSSIGIGKAASAGLSVISEDPGTFKLVLILSSLPMTQTFYGLIFALLTLTSVMPGIAEMTWAKAGAFLGVGLFVMAAELFSAWYQGVICMSGIVELPRAGGRMLVPSLILAAYVEMLGILGMVLGYLLILLVSASPI, via the coding sequence ATGTCCGCAGACATCACGTCTCTTTTCAGTCCCTCGGTCATAGCGTCGCTGGGAGCTGTGTTAGGCGTCGCGGGGGGTGTGGCCGGCTCCTCGATAGGGATAGGTAAAGCCGCCTCAGCAGGCCTTTCAGTGATATCCGAGGATCCAGGCACCTTCAAATTAGTTCTCATTCTCTCATCCCTCCCGATGACGCAGACGTTCTACGGCCTTATATTCGCCCTACTCACCCTGACATCCGTCATGCCCGGCATTGCCGAGATGACTTGGGCTAAGGCAGGTGCTTTCCTAGGTGTGGGGCTGTTCGTGATGGCCGCGGAGCTTTTCTCGGCCTGGTATCAGGGGGTGATCTGCATGTCAGGAATAGTTGAACTGCCGAGGGCTGGGGGCAGGATGCTCGTGCCCTCGTTAATTCTCGCCGCCTACGTTGAGATGTTGGGGATTCTTGGCATGGTTTTAGGCTATCTCCTGATTCTGCTGGTCTCTGCATCACCTATTTGA
- a CDS encoding V-type ATP synthase subunit B: protein MVRTVLRLGVKEIRRALSARGSLLIVKSVEGIKYNEVVEVILPNGESRVGQVIDVGRDLCVIQVFGGVSEVNVEAIKVRFKGETLKIPVSLDMFGRVFDGLGNPLDKGPNIIPEDWMDVNGAPLNPAMREPPSEFIETGISAIDALFSIVRGQKLPIFSGAGLPHNRIAAQIVRQASVRGRGERFAVVFAAIGVTHEEAYFFMESLKRAKNVENVVSFINTASSPVIERIAVPRVALTTAEFLAWRHDMHVLVIMSDLTNYCEALRELSAAREEVPGRRGYPGYMYTDLATIYERAGKVTGRKGSITQMPILTMPDDDITHPIPDLTGYITEGQIVLSRDLFRKGIYPPVDVLLSLSRLMKDGIGPGKTREDHYQVFMQLIAAYTEGQYLRELSAIIGAESLSERDRKYLSFADLFERRFVKQGEFERRDVESTLNLAWEVLSSLPEEELKLVSVENIRRYHPKYRSPVRGSVATDTQAG from the coding sequence GTGGTTAGGACGGTTCTCAGGTTGGGTGTTAAGGAGATTAGGAGGGCTTTAAGTGCTAGGGGCTCTCTGCTGATAGTCAAGTCTGTTGAGGGCATTAAGTACAATGAAGTCGTTGAGGTGATCCTGCCGAACGGTGAGTCGAGGGTGGGCCAAGTCATAGATGTGGGTAGGGATCTCTGCGTCATCCAGGTGTTCGGTGGGGTCAGTGAGGTTAACGTAGAGGCCATTAAGGTGAGATTTAAGGGGGAGACGCTTAAGATCCCCGTTTCCTTAGACATGTTCGGGAGGGTCTTCGACGGTCTGGGGAATCCGCTGGATAAGGGCCCCAACATAATACCTGAGGATTGGATGGACGTTAACGGCGCCCCACTGAACCCCGCTATGAGGGAGCCGCCGTCGGAATTCATAGAGACCGGCATATCCGCTATAGACGCTCTATTCTCAATCGTAAGGGGCCAGAAGCTGCCCATATTCAGCGGGGCCGGATTACCCCACAACAGGATAGCTGCCCAGATAGTCAGGCAGGCCTCTGTTAGAGGGAGGGGGGAGAGGTTCGCGGTGGTCTTCGCGGCTATAGGGGTTACTCATGAGGAGGCCTACTTCTTCATGGAATCCCTTAAGAGGGCCAAGAACGTGGAGAACGTTGTTTCATTCATTAACACGGCGTCATCACCTGTTATTGAGAGGATCGCGGTCCCACGCGTAGCCCTAACCACAGCCGAGTTCCTTGCCTGGAGGCATGACATGCATGTGCTGGTGATAATGAGCGATTTAACTAACTACTGTGAAGCCTTACGCGAGCTCTCGGCGGCTAGGGAGGAAGTGCCTGGGAGGAGGGGGTATCCGGGTTACATGTACACCGACCTCGCCACCATATATGAGAGGGCTGGCAAGGTGACTGGCAGGAAGGGCTCGATCACTCAGATGCCCATACTCACGATGCCTGACGACGACATAACCCACCCGATACCTGACTTGACCGGCTACATAACGGAGGGTCAGATAGTCCTTTCCAGGGACCTGTTCAGGAAGGGGATCTACCCTCCGGTCGACGTCCTGCTCTCGTTGTCGAGGCTGATGAAGGACGGTATAGGGCCTGGGAAGACTAGGGAGGATCACTACCAGGTCTTCATGCAGTTGATAGCTGCCTACACGGAGGGTCAGTACCTGAGGGAGCTCTCCGCGATAATTGGTGCTGAGTCCTTAAGCGAGAGGGACAGGAAGTACTTGAGTTTTGCCGATCTCTTCGAGAGGAGGTTCGTTAAGCAGGGTGAGTTCGAGAGGAGGGATGTGGAGTCCACGCTCAACCTGGCGTGGGAAGTCCTCTCCTCACTACCTGAGGAGGAGTTGAAGCTGGTGAGCGTTGAGAATATTAGGAGGTACCACCCGAAGTACAGGTCGCCGGTGAGGGGTAGTGTCGCAACAGATACTCAGGCTGGCTAG
- a CDS encoding V-type ATP synthase subunit F — protein sequence MSRFPSRKDVVVVGELSFLEGFKLAGVRRLVEVESSENVKQKLAEILAGLYGDPSVGVIVIQQRFRDLIIDKVERVSREQLVVFIPGLKEVPQIDVKDYYSRMVKSYLGVSVEV from the coding sequence ATGAGTCGCTTCCCAAGTAGGAAGGACGTGGTGGTGGTTGGCGAGCTGAGCTTCCTGGAGGGTTTCAAGCTTGCGGGGGTCAGGAGGCTTGTGGAGGTCGAGAGCTCGGAGAACGTCAAGCAGAAGCTCGCTGAAATTCTGGCAGGGCTTTACGGGGACCCTTCTGTGGGCGTTATAGTGATTCAGCAGAGGTTCAGAGATTTAATAATAGATAAGGTGGAGAGAGTGAGCAGGGAGCAGCTGGTGGTCTTCATACCCGGTCTTAAGGAGGTCCCTCAGATAGATGTGAAGGATTATTACTCACGTATGGTTAAATCGTATTTAGGCGTTAGTGTTGAGGTGTGA
- a CDS encoding V-type ATP synthase subunit E — MSLESLREEVLRKARAKAEGLLRSAEAEARKILEEATREYAERVNAAREAELRELRDELSKKVSEESMKLNMELLEFKNKLVEDLIRDALERLALISEDVRRKSLRTLVRESIEEGPPEQVMRLMVVERDLPLVRDVVKELGIEGRVKEVGLLHPRYVGGVVVEFGNGSLSVDNTYLTRLERVTPYLYRRLRGEIFGG; from the coding sequence ATGAGCCTAGAAAGTCTTAGGGAGGAGGTTTTGAGGAAGGCAAGGGCTAAGGCCGAGGGCCTGCTGAGGAGCGCTGAGGCCGAGGCCAGGAAGATCTTGGAGGAAGCTACTAGGGAGTACGCGGAACGGGTTAATGCTGCTAGGGAGGCTGAGCTGAGGGAGTTGCGGGACGAGCTGTCTAAGAAAGTCAGCGAGGAGTCGATGAAGCTCAATATGGAGTTGCTTGAGTTCAAGAATAAGTTGGTTGAGGACTTAATTCGCGATGCCTTGGAAAGGCTTGCATTGATCTCTGAAGACGTTAGAAGGAAGTCTCTGAGAACGCTGGTTAGAGAAAGTATTGAGGAGGGACCGCCCGAGCAGGTGATGAGGTTGATGGTGGTTGAGAGGGATCTACCGCTTGTCAGGGACGTTGTGAAGGAATTAGGCATTGAGGGCAGGGTTAAGGAGGTCGGGTTGCTGCACCCTAGATACGTGGGGGGCGTGGTCGTGGAGTTCGGCAACGGTTCATTAAGTGTGGACAATACGTATCTGACAAGGCTTGAGAGAGTCACCCCCTACCTCTACAGGAGGTTGAGGGGGGAGATCTTCGGAGGCTAG
- the eno gene encoding phosphopyruvate hydratase encodes MEFDINYVKGLQVLDSRGNPTVEVVVVTEGGGYGRAIAPAGASRGRREVVDLRDGGSKFLGMGVLKAVEAVNKVLAPALTGLNSSNYRLVDRKIVESDGTQDKSRVGGNACVATSLASVKAAADTMGIPLFNFIGGFKARLLPTPLMNIINGGAHAGNELSFQEFMVIPVGADRFSEALRIGVEVYWGLKKFLKGKYGSNAVNVGDEGGFAPPMRRVEEALNALAEAVRLAGYVLGGDVLIGIDVAASQFFDASSGKYSVDGRLLSAEELLEMYLDMVSRYPITYLEDPFDEESPTMYGELRKAVRGRALVIGDDLTVTREDLISEYLREGFIDGAIVKVNQIGTYSEAEDAVRTLLTNGGRAIISHRSGETEDNTIAHIAVGLETGLIKTGAPARGERTAKYNELLRIEDYLGDTALFLKDRMFK; translated from the coding sequence ATGGAGTTCGACATTAATTATGTTAAGGGTCTTCAAGTGCTTGACTCGAGAGGTAACCCGACCGTCGAGGTTGTCGTGGTTACTGAGGGCGGCGGGTACGGCAGGGCCATAGCCCCTGCCGGCGCTTCAAGGGGGAGGAGGGAGGTCGTGGATCTGAGGGACGGTGGATCTAAGTTCCTAGGTATGGGTGTTCTTAAGGCTGTTGAGGCTGTCAACAAAGTTCTGGCACCCGCCCTGACGGGCCTTAACTCCTCAAACTACAGGCTCGTTGATAGGAAGATCGTTGAGAGTGACGGGACCCAGGATAAGTCTAGGGTTGGGGGTAACGCGTGCGTCGCCACATCGCTAGCGAGTGTTAAAGCCGCTGCCGACACGATGGGGATCCCGCTCTTTAACTTCATAGGGGGGTTTAAAGCGAGGCTACTGCCGACGCCGCTCATGAACATAATTAACGGTGGGGCCCACGCCGGCAATGAGTTAAGCTTTCAGGAGTTCATGGTGATTCCGGTAGGCGCTGACAGGTTTAGTGAGGCCCTAAGAATAGGGGTTGAGGTCTATTGGGGGCTCAAGAAGTTCCTTAAAGGTAAATACGGTTCGAACGCAGTTAACGTCGGCGATGAAGGGGGGTTCGCCCCGCCGATGAGAAGGGTTGAGGAGGCTCTGAACGCGTTGGCGGAGGCGGTCAGACTGGCCGGATATGTCCTTGGTGGCGACGTGCTTATAGGGATAGACGTTGCGGCAAGCCAGTTCTTCGACGCTTCAAGCGGTAAGTACAGTGTTGACGGGAGGCTCTTAAGCGCTGAGGAGTTGCTGGAGATGTACCTGGATATGGTGTCTAGGTATCCGATAACATACTTGGAGGACCCCTTCGACGAGGAATCCCCGACTATGTATGGGGAGCTGAGGAAGGCTGTCAGAGGTAGGGCTCTAGTGATAGGTGACGACCTTACGGTGACTAGGGAGGACTTGATCAGTGAGTACCTCAGGGAGGGGTTTATAGACGGCGCCATCGTTAAGGTGAATCAGATCGGCACGTACTCGGAGGCGGAGGACGCTGTGAGAACCCTCCTGACGAACGGTGGTAGAGCGATAATCAGCCACAGGAGCGGTGAGACGGAGGACAACACGATAGCCCATATAGCAGTTGGGTTGGAGACCGGCCTCATCAAGACGGGCGCGCCTGCCAGGGGTGAGAGGACAGCCAAGTACAACGAGCTGCTCAGAATCGAGGATTACTTGGGTGATACTGCCCTCTTCCTGAAGGACAGGATGTTTAAGTAG
- a CDS encoding V-type ATPase 116kDa subunit family protein, whose amino-acid sequence MLLLSTPERLHYLRLLVPKDLSGKALALLQSLGVMHVEVVGELSEEDRKALSERFERVRALSNLINSLEGHYDFTIVDVRRELSVEGLEDTLDDVLVRLGKVYEEIENLVKNRERAVSDINTCLRQLKVLEFLKDRIGSAVKVSELSFTGEILFSLVAVGRAQDLEGLLTALPKDLTVVYGVVDGEFIVMLIGLTGMLSEVGEALAKVKAEVLEFPQQEIPLYDYMTELRRRVDDLRDLLSKIDRDLRDILGRNAELLALAKVVKEVVESRLNALLNAASGEYLLAMEGWIPEGSLSVLKGRLSAEVGTYLMVGVSTDKKPPTKMRNLRFFRPFELLTRFYGVPSPGEWDPTPILTYSFLVFFGLMMADAVYGLVLLLIIRYVLDRSGFVDNPYSPGYVALKRMMTVLSASATFFGVLSNTFAGYSIAFRNGVICFVVASGVRPESMLVPSLLNLSDPMFFLILALIIGLVHINVGHALSLLVGVKAGDVGRVLSESGLLVAEVFSIPYVLHEFLRYDLLVLGPEWYTYMLYASLAGVLLMIAGTVKQMGGVGLFMWIFNLTGVLGDVLSYSRIAGLGIATYVMAANFNRLSLGILEYFSGVAPIVGPLVGFLLMFAVVLFMNAFNLIFGTIGGFVHSMRLCFVEFLLKWYEGNGSEFTPFTIKVDRHVPIGRVR is encoded by the coding sequence ATGCTGTTACTCTCGACGCCCGAGAGACTTCACTACCTTAGGCTACTAGTGCCTAAGGACTTGAGCGGTAAGGCCTTGGCCCTCCTGCAGAGCCTCGGCGTCATGCATGTAGAGGTCGTGGGTGAGTTGAGTGAGGAGGACCGAAAAGCGCTTTCAGAACGTTTTGAGAGGGTTCGTGCGCTCTCGAACCTGATTAACTCTCTTGAGGGTCACTACGACTTCACGATTGTGGATGTGAGAAGGGAGTTAAGTGTTGAGGGTCTTGAGGACACGTTGGACGACGTCCTCGTCAGGCTGGGCAAGGTCTACGAGGAGATAGAAAACCTCGTGAAAAACAGGGAACGCGCGGTCTCGGACATTAACACGTGCTTGAGGCAGCTTAAGGTCCTAGAGTTCCTCAAGGATAGGATCGGGAGTGCGGTCAAGGTCTCAGAGCTCTCCTTTACCGGTGAAATTCTCTTCTCGCTTGTGGCTGTGGGTAGGGCGCAGGACTTAGAGGGCCTCCTCACTGCACTGCCTAAGGACCTAACCGTCGTGTATGGCGTTGTCGACGGGGAATTCATAGTGATGCTGATAGGACTCACGGGGATGTTGAGTGAGGTTGGTGAGGCGCTCGCTAAAGTTAAGGCTGAGGTTCTCGAGTTCCCTCAGCAGGAAATCCCGTTGTACGATTACATGACTGAACTGCGCAGGCGGGTTGATGACTTGAGGGACTTGCTGTCTAAGATTGATAGAGACCTTAGAGATATTTTAGGCAGGAACGCGGAGCTCCTAGCACTCGCTAAGGTGGTTAAGGAGGTCGTTGAGTCGCGACTCAACGCATTACTCAACGCAGCCAGTGGTGAGTACCTCCTGGCCATGGAGGGCTGGATCCCTGAAGGCTCCCTGAGTGTACTTAAGGGCAGGCTCAGTGCCGAGGTCGGGACGTACTTGATGGTGGGTGTGTCAACAGATAAGAAACCGCCCACTAAAATGAGGAACTTGAGGTTCTTCAGACCGTTCGAGCTCCTGACCAGGTTCTACGGCGTGCCCTCACCTGGTGAGTGGGATCCTACGCCAATCCTGACGTATTCCTTCCTAGTCTTCTTCGGCTTGATGATGGCTGACGCAGTCTACGGGTTGGTGCTGTTGCTCATTATTAGGTACGTGCTCGACAGGAGCGGCTTCGTGGATAATCCGTACTCACCCGGCTACGTAGCGTTGAAGAGGATGATGACGGTGCTGTCTGCATCTGCCACGTTCTTCGGCGTGCTCTCGAACACCTTCGCCGGCTACTCAATAGCATTCAGGAATGGAGTCATCTGCTTCGTAGTTGCCAGTGGGGTCAGGCCTGAGTCAATGCTAGTACCCTCGTTGCTGAACCTGTCTGACCCCATGTTCTTCCTGATTCTCGCGTTGATAATAGGGTTAGTGCACATAAACGTGGGTCACGCCCTCTCACTCCTCGTCGGCGTGAAAGCAGGTGATGTGGGGAGGGTGTTGAGCGAGTCTGGTCTGTTGGTGGCGGAGGTCTTCAGCATACCGTACGTACTCCATGAATTCCTCCGGTACGACTTGCTCGTGTTAGGTCCTGAGTGGTATACCTACATGCTCTACGCTTCACTCGCGGGGGTTCTGCTCATGATAGCGGGCACCGTCAAGCAGATGGGGGGTGTCGGGCTTTTCATGTGGATCTTCAACTTGACGGGGGTCCTTGGCGACGTCCTATCCTACTCCAGGATAGCTGGTCTGGGGATAGCGACGTACGTGATGGCGGCCAACTTCAACAGGCTGTCCTTAGGCATACTGGAGTACTTCTCGGGGGTCGCGCCGATCGTAGGACCCCTTGTAGGGTTTCTGCTGATGTTTGCGGTCGTGTTGTTCATGAACGCGTTTAACCTGATCTTCGGGACTATAGGGGGTTTTGTCCACTCGATGAGGCTGTGTTTCGTTGAGTTCCTGCTTAAATGGTATGAGGGTAACGGGTCCGAGTTCACGCCCTTTACCATTAAGGTGGACAGGCACGTCCCCATAGGGAGGGTCAGGTAG
- a CDS encoding V-type ATP synthase subunit A, with product MVRGRVIRVSGPLIVAEGMEGSMVYEVVLVGEERLIGEVIGLQGGRAFIQVYEDTSGLQVGEPVEGTGGLLSAELGPGIVGKVYDGLQRPLSVIGELSGAFIGRGVKLPALPRDVKWAFRRSNVRAGDKIQSGDVLGYVQETPILQHKIMVPPGVSGVLKEIVQDGDYTVEDLIAVVDVGGGTTKEVSLMSRWPIRKPRPYRQRLEPVEPLITGTRVLDIMFPIARGGKAAVPGGFGSGKTVLMHTLTKWSRTQVNIFVGCGERGNEMADALHSFRRLTDPSSGRPLSEKAVFIANTSNMPVAARETSVFLGVTIGEYFRDMGYDVLMVADSTSRWAEAMREISARLEEMPGDEGFPAYLGSRLAEFYERAGRVVTLGSPERSGSLTLLGAVSPPGADFSEPVTTNTLRYVGTLLALDVSLANRRHFPAINWLLSYSQYVDTVATWWEREFSGWLRLRGEALRILQRESELMELVRLVGPEALPDSDKLLLDVAKMIREDFLQQSAYHSVDAYSSPEKSVLMLDLIIKFYEGASKALGDGIPLSRVRESPIISRIARMKEVRNEEFKNFYEALVRDLTSYFNSLRGG from the coding sequence ATGGTTAGAGGCAGGGTGATTAGGGTTTCAGGTCCCTTAATAGTGGCTGAGGGTATGGAGGGGTCGATGGTCTACGAGGTTGTCTTAGTCGGTGAGGAGAGGCTCATCGGCGAGGTTATAGGGCTGCAGGGCGGCAGAGCGTTTATTCAGGTCTATGAAGACACGTCGGGGCTTCAGGTGGGGGAGCCTGTGGAGGGCACTGGAGGGCTCCTGTCGGCAGAGCTTGGTCCGGGGATAGTTGGCAAGGTGTATGACGGTCTTCAAAGACCGCTCTCAGTTATCGGTGAGTTATCGGGCGCTTTCATAGGCAGAGGTGTTAAGCTGCCGGCCCTGCCTAGGGACGTTAAGTGGGCTTTCAGGAGGTCGAACGTCAGGGCGGGTGATAAGATCCAAAGCGGTGATGTATTAGGTTACGTGCAGGAGACGCCGATACTACAGCATAAGATCATGGTCCCTCCAGGAGTCTCAGGCGTTTTGAAGGAGATCGTTCAGGACGGGGACTACACTGTTGAGGACTTGATCGCTGTGGTGGACGTGGGTGGTGGCACAACGAAGGAGGTGAGTCTCATGAGCAGGTGGCCTATACGCAAGCCTAGGCCGTACAGACAGCGTCTAGAGCCTGTGGAACCCCTTATAACCGGGACTAGGGTCTTGGATATAATGTTCCCTATAGCTAGGGGCGGTAAGGCGGCAGTGCCTGGAGGTTTCGGAAGCGGCAAGACGGTTTTGATGCACACGCTAACTAAGTGGAGCAGGACTCAAGTCAACATATTTGTTGGGTGTGGGGAGAGGGGTAACGAGATGGCTGACGCGTTGCACAGCTTCAGGAGGCTGACAGACCCGTCTTCAGGTAGACCCCTCTCCGAGAAGGCGGTCTTCATAGCTAACACCTCCAACATGCCTGTGGCCGCCAGGGAGACGAGCGTCTTTCTCGGGGTTACTATAGGTGAGTACTTCAGGGACATGGGTTACGATGTGCTGATGGTTGCTGACTCGACCTCCCGCTGGGCAGAGGCCATGAGGGAGATAAGCGCCAGGCTTGAGGAGATGCCCGGTGATGAGGGCTTCCCCGCCTATCTGGGATCCCGCTTGGCCGAGTTCTACGAGAGGGCGGGCAGAGTGGTTACGTTGGGGAGTCCTGAGAGGTCCGGCTCGTTAACTCTCTTGGGGGCGGTCTCGCCGCCCGGCGCCGACTTCAGCGAGCCCGTAACTACGAACACCCTCAGGTATGTGGGCACGTTGCTTGCTTTAGACGTCTCGCTGGCTAACAGGCGGCACTTCCCAGCGATTAATTGGTTGTTGAGTTACTCCCAATATGTTGATACTGTGGCTACCTGGTGGGAGCGTGAGTTCAGCGGGTGGTTAAGGTTGCGTGGTGAGGCTTTGAGGATCCTGCAGAGGGAGTCGGAGCTCATGGAGTTAGTCAGGCTGGTCGGTCCTGAGGCTCTTCCCGACTCCGATAAGTTGCTCCTGGACGTGGCTAAGATGATTAGGGAGGACTTTCTACAGCAGAGTGCGTACCACTCGGTGGACGCCTACAGCTCCCCCGAGAAGAGTGTTCTAATGCTTGACCTAATAATTAAGTTCTACGAGGGCGCCTCTAAAGCGTTGGGCGACGGCATCCCCTTGAGCAGGGTTAGGGAGTCCCCCATTATATCCCGTATCGCCAGGATGAAGGAGGTGCGTAATGAGGAGTTTAAAAACTTCTACGAGGCGCTGGTCAGGGATTTGACGAGCTACTTTAATTCCTTGAGGGGTGGTTAG